Proteins encoded in a region of the Haloglomus salinum genome:
- a CDS encoding type II toxin-antitoxin system PemK/MazF family toxin: MTDRRGEVWWGPAPNKSSPAYRPWLVLSGRNHPFADVECIVVAMTTQRHSQGIDVPESGWVRGGSEKDAYISPWYVATLKLSDLDNQQGELQSSLVDTAIEELRSYVPLHDS; the protein is encoded by the coding sequence ATGACCGACCGCCGAGGAGAGGTGTGGTGGGGTCCGGCACCGAACAAGTCCAGTCCCGCGTATCGACCGTGGTTGGTTCTCAGCGGTCGAAATCATCCGTTTGCGGATGTCGAATGTATCGTCGTCGCGATGACGACGCAGCGCCATTCCCAGGGGATCGATGTGCCGGAATCGGGATGGGTCCGGGGAGGCTCGGAGAAGGACGCGTACATCTCCCCCTGGTACGTGGCAACCCTCAAACTCAGCGACCTCGACAATCAACAGGGAGAACTGCAGTCGTCGCTCGTCGATACCGCGATAGAGGAACTGCGGTCGTACGTGCCGCTTCACGATAGTTGA
- a CDS encoding MarR family transcriptional regulator, which produces MPIDIERFEQGPPEELRAEGRTNAETILTFLASSPEQAFTPKEIHEATAVARGSVGVVLSRLEDRGLVRHRGDYWAISPDADVEKTISGMATARAVTERLGAEDPDEWGPGVEADTEDEPSE; this is translated from the coding sequence ATGCCCATCGACATCGAACGCTTTGAGCAAGGGCCTCCCGAGGAACTTCGCGCAGAGGGACGGACGAACGCCGAGACGATTCTCACGTTCCTAGCCTCGTCCCCCGAGCAGGCGTTCACCCCGAAGGAGATTCACGAGGCCACTGCTGTCGCGAGAGGGAGCGTTGGTGTCGTACTCTCCCGTCTGGAGGACCGCGGACTCGTTCGGCACCGTGGGGACTACTGGGCAATCTCCCCCGATGCGGATGTCGAGAAGACGATCAGCGGAATGGCGACCGCGCGAGCAGTAACCGAACGACTCGGAGCCGAGGACCCGGACGAGTGGGGGCCGGGTGTCGAGGCGGATACTGAGGACGAGCCCTCCGAATGA
- a CDS encoding type II toxin-antitoxin system VapC family toxin: MSDAGGPYLFDVGVIALAHTEAPVREAALSYVRDAITGDIEAVVPYPALIGAHTVLTTYYGRSNADASRLLQNFMDAKRVHWYDGMPDGVVRGGFSRAGDANVDGWDGYYAQVAISEGVNTVLTIDDDFERFDAFDTEVILTAEEFATLNDFLVD, translated from the coding sequence ATGAGTGACGCCGGGGGGCCGTATCTGTTCGATGTCGGTGTAATCGCACTCGCGCACACGGAAGCACCCGTCCGGGAGGCGGCGCTCTCGTACGTCCGGGACGCCATCACCGGAGATATCGAGGCTGTCGTTCCGTACCCTGCACTCATCGGGGCACATACCGTCCTGACGACGTACTACGGACGCTCGAACGCCGATGCATCCCGGCTGTTACAGAACTTCATGGACGCGAAGCGGGTTCACTGGTACGACGGGATGCCCGACGGCGTCGTTCGGGGTGGGTTCTCTCGAGCGGGGGACGCAAACGTCGATGGGTGGGATGGGTACTACGCTCAGGTCGCGATTAGCGAGGGGGTGAATACCGTACTGACGATCGACGATGACTTCGAGCGATTCGATGCGTTCGACACCGAGGTCATCCTCACGGCAGAGGAGTTCGCTACACTGAACGATTTCCTTGTAGATTGA
- a CDS encoding AbrB/MazE/SpoVT family DNA-binding domain-containing protein has protein sequence MVKVDSKGRIVLPQEVRERLGITPGTEVDIHEEEGKAVVEPEDDPERVIERMDQLVEETSPKQSETTSLEEGADPIARKHREAVRRGAEKADDE, from the coding sequence ATGGTGAAAGTGGATTCGAAGGGCCGAATCGTCCTCCCGCAGGAGGTCCGGGAGCGTCTCGGGATCACACCCGGGACGGAGGTCGACATCCACGAAGAAGAGGGAAAAGCGGTCGTCGAACCGGAAGACGACCCCGAACGGGTGATCGAACGCATGGACCAGCTCGTCGAGGAGACGTCTCCGAAACAGAGCGAGACAACGTCGCTCGAGGAAGGAGCTGACCCGATCGCCCGCAAGCACCGTGAGGCTGTTCGTCGGGGGGCGGAGAAGGCCGACGATGAGTGA
- a CDS encoding AAA family ATPase — MTDPASVAAAVREEVSTVLIGNEDTVDRLTIALLTRGHVLLEGVPGVAKTTMANLMARATGLEYNRIQMTPDVLPADVTGTNVYRENTGEFVVQKGPVFANVVVADEINRATPKTQSALLEAMQERTVTIEGETHSLPDPFFVVATQNPIEFEGTFSLPEAQRDRFQFKLTVDLPDRETESAILDRFDSEPGLGPDAVEQVVDPEGLQEARETVTDIHVEQPVKEYILDLVAATRESPDTAHGASPRATLAFLNAGKAQAAIEGREYVIPDDVKALAEPILAHRLVLSTDAELSDMTAREVVQDVVASVAPPSAEGMLEETEGGEEEAVSDGGSGVER; from the coding sequence ATGACTGACCCCGCGTCGGTGGCCGCGGCCGTCCGCGAGGAAGTGAGCACGGTGCTCATCGGCAACGAGGACACCGTCGACCGCCTGACCATCGCGCTGCTGACGCGGGGCCACGTCCTGCTGGAGGGCGTCCCTGGGGTGGCGAAGACGACGATGGCGAACCTGATGGCCCGGGCGACCGGGCTGGAGTACAACCGCATCCAGATGACGCCCGACGTGCTGCCCGCCGACGTGACGGGGACGAACGTCTACCGCGAGAACACCGGCGAGTTCGTGGTCCAGAAGGGCCCCGTCTTCGCGAACGTGGTGGTGGCCGACGAGATCAACCGCGCCACGCCGAAGACCCAGTCCGCGCTGCTCGAGGCGATGCAGGAGCGAACCGTCACCATCGAAGGGGAGACGCACTCGCTCCCGGACCCGTTCTTCGTCGTCGCGACGCAGAACCCCATCGAGTTCGAGGGGACGTTCTCGCTGCCCGAGGCCCAGCGCGACCGCTTCCAGTTCAAGCTGACCGTCGACCTGCCCGACCGCGAGACGGAGTCGGCCATCCTCGACCGGTTCGACAGCGAGCCGGGGCTCGGCCCGGACGCTGTCGAGCAGGTCGTCGACCCCGAGGGCCTCCAGGAAGCCCGCGAGACCGTGACCGATATCCACGTCGAGCAGCCGGTCAAGGAGTACATCCTCGACCTCGTCGCGGCGACCCGTGAGAGTCCGGACACGGCTCACGGTGCCTCGCCACGGGCAACGCTGGCCTTCCTCAACGCCGGGAAGGCACAGGCCGCCATCGAGGGGCGCGAGTACGTCATCCCAGACGACGTGAAGGCACTGGCAGAGCCCATCCTCGCGCATCGGCTGGTGTTGAGTACGGACGCGGAACTGAGCGACATGACGGCACGCGAGGTGGTGCAGGACGTGGTCGCGTCGGTGGCACCGCCGAGTGCCGAGGGGATGCTGGAGGAGACGGAGGGCGGCGAGGAGGAGGCGGTCAGCGACGGCGGTTCAGGTGTCGAGAGGTAA